Part of the Streptomyces antimycoticus genome, CGAGCGGCTGCTGGCCGAGGCGCGCACGGCCTTCACCCGGCACGGTACCGATGCCTCGCTGGAGGACATCGCACGCCGCGCGGGCGTCGGCATCGGCACGCTCTACCGCCACTTCCCCAACCGCACCGCGCTGATGGGCGCGGTCTTCCAGGGCGAGATATGCGCCCTGCTGGAGCGGTCGCGGGAGCTGGCCAAGGAGCCGCGGCCGTGTCAGGCGCTGATCGACTGGCTGCGCGCCATCGTCGACCACGCCAGCACCTACCGAGGGCTCTCCCGGGCCCTGATGGCGTGCTCGGGAGACGAGACCTCGGCGCTGTCCCGCGGCTGCGGTCTGCCGCTGCGCGAGGCGGGCAGCGAACTGCTCGCCCGCGCACAGCAGAGCGGTGCCGTACGGTCCGATGTGGTCATCGCCGATCTGATGCAGCTCACCAACGCGATCGCGCTGGCCGTGGAGCAGTCGCCGGACGACCCGGAGTTGGCCGACCGGCTGCTGGCGCTGGCCTTCACCGGTCTCAAGGCCCGCTGACACCGGCCGACGCCCCCTCGCTAGCGACGGCGCGGCGCCAGATCCGCCACCCGCCCCGGCTGCTCCGCCAGCGGCACCGCGCTGCGCAACTGCGCGGAGCCGGGGCCGCCCGGCGGATGCGGGTGGTTACGGCGCGGCCCCGGCAGCGGCAGGCCCTCCTCGCCGCCGCCACGGCCCTGGGACGCGCCCAGCCGCCCCGACTGCCGGCCCGCCGAACCGCCGCCCTCACCGCCCCCGGCCGGGCCGGACCCCGCGCCCGGCCCGGCCACGGCGATCTGAACCCCCTGGTCCGCGAGGGCCTGGAGCTCGGTCAGGGCACGGTCGTCATGGGCGGGTGGCTCATCGGTCACCAGCCGCGTGATCACATCGGTGGGCACCGTCTGGAACATGGTGTCGGTGCCCAGCTTCGTATGGTCGGCGAGCACGACCACCTCCGCCGCCGCCTGGACCAGCGCCCGGTCGACGCTGGCCGAAAGCATGTTGGAGGTGGACAGGCCGCGCTCGGCGGTCAGCCCGCTGCCGGACAGGAAGGCGCGCGAGACCCGCAGCCCCTGCAGGGACTGCTCGGCGCCGCTGCCGACCAGGGCGTAGTTGGAGCCGCGCAGGGTGCCGCCGGTCATCACGACCTCGACCCGGTTGGCATGCGCCAACGCCTGTGCGACCAGCAGGGAATTGGTGACCACGGTCAGCCCCGGAACCCGCGCGAGCCGGCGGGCCAGCTCCTGCGTGGTGGTTCCGGCGCCGACGACCACGGCCTCGCCCTCGTCGACGAGACCGGCCGCGAGATCGGCGATGGCCGTCTTCTCCGCGGTCGCTAGATGGGATTTCTGCGGGAAGCCGGACTCCCTGGTGAATCCGCCCGGCAGCACCGCACCGCCGTGCCGGCGGTCGAGCAGTCCTTCTGCCTCCAGCGCCCGCACATCACGCCGTACGGTCACTTCGGAGGTCTGGACGACGCGGGCGAGCTCCCGGAGCGACACCGCTCCGTTCGCGCGCACCATTTCAAGGATCAATTGGCGACGTTCTGCAGCGAACACGAAACTGACAGTAACGCCAACGACCGTCTGTTTTCAGCAGCTTGCACCAATTAGCAGAAGTTGGACATCTCTGAAGGCGTGAAGTGCTATAAGGACCGGATCTACGACTCTTCCTGAGTCTTCCGGGTATGCAACTGCCGCGCCACCTCGGCGATCGAACCGGACAGCGAGGGGTAGACCGTGAACGCCTTGGCGATCTGCTCCACCGTCAGGTTGTTGTCGACCGCCAGCGAAATCGGGTGGATCAGCTCGCTCGCCCGCGGCGCGACCACCACACCGCCGACCACGATGCCGGTGCCCGGACGGCAGAAAATCTTGACGAAGCCGTCCCGGATGCCCTGCATCTTCGCCCGCGGATTGCGCAGCAGCGGCAGCTTCACCACCCGGGCGTCGATCTTCCCGCCGTCCACGTCCGCCTGCGAGTAGCCGACCGTGGCGATCTCGGGGTCGGTGAAGACGTTCGCGGAAACCGTCTTCAGGTTCAGCGGCGCCACCGCGTCCCCCAGGAAGTGGTACATCGCGATCCGGCCCTGCATCGCCGCCACCGACGCCAGCGCCAGCACCCCGGTGCAGTCACCGGCCGCGTAGATGCCCGGCGCGCTGGTCCGGGACACCTTGTCGGTCAGGATGTGCCCCGACTCGGCCAGCTTGACCCCGGCCTCCTCCAGGCCCATGTCCGCCGTGTTCGGGATCGAGCCGACCGCCATCAGACAGTGGGTGCCGGAGATGACCCGCCCGTCCGAGAGCGTGACCTCCACCCGGTCCCCGACCCGCTTGGCGGCCTGCGCGCGCGAGCGGGACATCACGTTCATCCCCCGGCGCCGGAAGACGTCCTCCAGCACCGCCGCCGCGTCCGGGTCCTCGCCCGGCAGCACCCGGTCCCGGCTGGAGACCAGCGTGACCTTCGACCCCAGCGCCTGATACGCACCCGCGAACTCCGCGCCCGTGACACCGGAGCCGACCACGATCAGCTCCTCGGGGAGCTCGTCCAGGTCGTACACCTGCGTCCAGTTCAGGATCCGCTCGCCGTCCGGCTTCGCGTCCGGGATCTCCCTCGGATGCGCACCGGTCGCCACCAGCACCGCGTCCGCCACCAGCGTCTGCTCGGTGCCGTCCACCGCCCGCACGATCACCCGCCGCGAGCCGTCCAGCGACTGCTGCGGCTCCACCCGCCCGTGCCCGCGCATGACCCGGCCGCCGGCCCGCGTGACCGACGCCGTGATGTCGTGCGACTGGGCGAGCGCGAGCCGCTTCACCCGGCGGTTGACCTTGCCGAGATCCACGCCGACCACCCGGGCCGCCTGCTCCATCGGCGGAGTGTCGTCGGCGACGATGATCCCCAGCTCCTCGTAGGAGGAATCGAAGGTCGTCATCACCTCAGCGGTGGCGATCAACGTCTTCGACGGCACGCAGTCGGTGAGCACCGACGCGCCGCCCAGACCGTCGCAATCCACGACGGTCACCTCCGAGCCGAGCTGCGCGGCGACCAGCGCCGCCTCATAGCCGCCGGGTCCGCCACCAATGATCACGATCCGAGTCACATGCTCCATTGTCCCGCACCGGTTCGACTGGCTTCAGCCCGGGGGTTTCGCGGGGGCGACTGACGTACGAACCTCCCACCCCGAGGGCCGTTCCGCCCCACTCCCGTACCCTCAGACCCATGTCGCTCTACGCCGCGTACGCCGGCAACCTCGACGCGCGGCTGATGTCCCGCCGCGCACCGCACTCCCCGCTGCGCGGAACGGGCTGGCTGAACGGCTGGCGTCTCACCTTCGGCGGAGAGCAGATGGGCTGGGAAGGCGCCCTCGCCACCATCGTGGAGGCCCCGCGCTCCCAGGTCTTCGTCGCCCTCTACGACATCGCGCCCATGGACGAGGACTCCATGGACCGCTGGGAGGGCGTCGGCCTCGACATCTACCGCCGGATGCGGATCCGCGTCCACACCCTGGACGGCGACGAACCCGCCTGGCTCTACGTCCTCAACGGCTACGAGGGCGGCCTGCCCTCCGCCCGCTACCTGGGCGAAATCGCCGACGCGGCGGAATCCGCGGGCGCGCCGCACGACTACGTGATGGAGCTGCGGAAGCGCCCCTGCTGAGTCCGGGGTTTCCGGTGTTTCCGGTGAGTCCGTGCCTCCGGGCGAGCCGTGCGCCCGGGCGGCCCGGGGGCCTGGGGGTCCGGTCGGTCCGGGGGTTTATGCAACGATCCGAATACCTCCACGGACTCCGTCTACGCGCGTAGGCAGTTACCGGCTACCCTCGTGCGCGTGAACGCATCAGTTTCTTGGGACGACATCCAGGGCGACCCCCACGCCGCCGCCGACGACGCCGCCACCCGCCTGCGCGAGCTGACCGGTGCGGAGACCCACGACGTCGCGCTGGTCCTGGGCTCCGGCTGGGTCCCCGCCACCGACGCCCTCGGCGCGCCCGAGCACGAGTTCCCCGTCACCGAGCTGCCCGGCTTCCCGCCGCCCGCCGTCGAGGGCCATGCGGGCCGGATCCGCTCGTACCGGATCAACGACAAGCGGGCGCTGGTCTTCCTCGGCCGTACGCACTACTACGAGGGCCGCGGTGTCGCCGCCGTCGCACACGGCGTACGCACCGCCGTCGCCGCCGGCTGCAAGACCATCATCCTCACCAACGGCTGCGGCGGCCTCCGCGAGGGCATGCGCCCCGGCCAGCCGGTACTGATCAGCGACCACATCAACCTCACGGCCACCTCCCCGATCGTGGGCGCGAACTTCGTCGACCTCACCGACCTGTACTCCCCGCGGCTGCGCGCCCTGTGCCAGCAGGTCGATCCGACCCTGGAGGAGGGCGTCTACGCCCAGTTCCCCGGGCCGCACTACGAGACCCCGGCGGAGATCACCATGGTCCGCACCCTGGGCGCCGACCTGGTGGGCATGTCCACCACCCTGGAGGCCATCGCGGCGCGCGAGGCGGGCGCGGAGGTCCTGGGCATCTCCCTGGTCACCAACCTGGCGGCCGGTATGACCGGCGAACCCCTCAACCACGAGGAGGTCCTCCAGGCCGGCCGCGACTCCGCCTCCCGCATGGGCAGCCTGCTGTCGCAGGTCCTCGACCGCATCTGACCTCGCCGGCAGCGGCGTCACGGCGTGCTGCGCGGGTACTCACCCCTCAGCCAACTGAACAGAGCGTCGCGGCACCCTCTGCCGGGGCGCGGTGGGGTGCGTGGTGGGTGCCGGGGGCGGGGCCTCCGGTGCGGCGCCCTGGACCGCACATTTACGGCGCCGGTGCCCGGGAGCGTGAGGCGGGCCGGGGATTGGCGCCACACATATGCGAAAGCGTCCAGGACACCACCCCTCCGACCCCACCCCCTCCCGTCTCGTCGGCGGCCACCCGCCGGTGGCCCAGGGCGCCCGTCCGTTCCGCGTTCGGCCCGGGAGCTGGGTATTGGGTGGGGGTGGGTACGGCCCCGCCCTCCCGCGTCGCGGTGGCACGGACTCCGGCCCGGTTCCGGACCGCCCGGGGGTTCCGGTGCCAGGTGGAGGTGGGTACGACCCCGCCCGTCCCGTCTCAACTGAAACCGCGCCCCAGTGGGACAAGCCGCTTGTCCGCCTCCGGACCGCCCAGGAAAGGGGATGGCCCACCGTCCCGCCCCCGCCGCAGAGGCTGGAGGGGTGCTCACCCGAAGCGGGCCCGTGAGCGGATGCCAACAAGATGCCCACCCCAAAAGCCGAGAGCACGGTCGTCCACGAGGCCAGAGGAGACGGGGCAGTATCCCCCCTCGCCCAGCCCTTCTGGCCACGCGGACACCGACGAGTGGGAGGGAGAGGCGCCGCACCCGGGCGATCCGGAACCGGACCGGGGCCTGTGCCACCGAGGCACCGGCAAGCGAGCGCGAGACGGGCCGCACCGAGCACCCTGGCGGTCCGGAACCGGGCCAGGACCGGAGGCCACCGGTGGGGAGCCGCCGACGAGACGGGAGGGGGCGGGGTCGCAGGGGTGGTGTCCTGGACGCTTACGTGTATTTGTGGCGCCAATCCCCGGGCCACTCAACGCCCCCGGCCAACGGCGCCGTAAATATACGGTCCAGGGCGCCGCCCCGGAGGCCCCGCACCCGCCACCCACCACGAACAGCAGGCGCACCCCAGCAACCACCACGCACCCGCACCCACACCCACACCCACAAGCCGCACCCGCACCCGCACCCACACCCACACCCACAAGCCGCACCCACAAGCCGCACCCGCACCCGCACCCGCACCCGCACCCGCACACAGCGGAACCCGCACCCACCAAACGACCACCCCCAGGAGGCCCCATGGCCACGGAGCCCGACCTCATCGCACAGGCCCGCGCATGGCTCGCCGAGGATCCCGATCCCGAGACCCGCGACGAGCTCAGCAAGCTGCTCCAGGCCACCACGGACAGCGCGGACGCCGCGCAGGACGCGCAGGACGCGCAGGACGCGTTCGACGAGATCGCCGACCGCTTCTCCGGCATGCTGCAGTTCGGTACCGCCGGTCTCAGGGGTGAGCTCGGCGCCGGCCCCATGCGGATGAACCGCGCCGTCGTCATCCGCGCCGCCGCCGGGCTCGCCGCGTATCTGCGCAAGCATCACGATCAGGGGCTCGTCGTCATCGGATACGACGCGCGCTACAAAAGCGCCGACTTCGCCCGGGACACCGCCGCCGTCATGACCGGCGCCGGATTCCGCGCGGCCGTGCTTCCGCGGCCCCTCCCCACGCCCGTCCTCGCCTTCGCCATCCGTCACCTCGGCGCCGTCGCCGGTATCGAGGTCACCGCCAGCCACAACCCGCCCCGCGACAACGGCTACAAGGTCTACCTCGGCGACGGCTCCCAGATCGTGCCGCCCGCGGACGCCGAGATCGCCGCCGAGATCGCCGCCATCCGCAGTCTGAACGACGTGCCCCGCCCCGACAGCGGCTGGGAGACGCTGAACGACGACGTCCTCGACGCGTATCTCGCCCGTACGGACGCCGTCCTCACGCCGGGTTCCCCCCGCAACGCCCGCGTCGTCTACACCCCGCTGCACGGCGTCGGCCGCGAGACGCTCACCGCGGCCTTCGCGCGGGCCGGTTTCCCGGCGCCCGCGGTCGTCCCCGAGCAGGCCGAGCCCGACCCGGCGTTCCCGACCGTCGCGTTCCCGAACCCGGAGGAGCCGGGGGCGATGGACCTGGCCTTCGCGACGGCCCGCAAGGTCGCTCCGGACATCATCATCGCCAACGACCCGGACGCCGACCGCTGCGCCGTCGCCGTGCCCACGATCACGAACCCCACGGCCCCCACGGACGCCGCCGGCTGGCGGATGCTGCGCGGTGACGAGGTCGGCGCCCTGCTCGCCACCCACCTCGTCCACAAGCGCGCCCGTGGCTCCTTCGCGACCACGATCGTCTCCTCGTCGCTGCTCTCCCGGATCGCGGAGGACGCCGGGCTCCCGTACGCCGAGACGCTGACCGGCTTCAAGTGGCTGGCCCGGGTGGACGGGCTGCGCTACGCGTACGAGGAGGCGCTCGGCTACTGCGTGGACCCGGAGGGCGTACGCGACAAGGACGGCATCACGGCCGCGCTGCTCGTCGCCGAGCTGACGTCCGAGCTGAAGGAGCAGGGCCGCACCGTCACCGACCTGCTGGACGACATCGCGGTCGCCCATGGGCTGCACGCCACCGACCAGCTCTCCGTCCGGGTCACGGACCTCTCCGTGATCGGCACCGCGATGAAGCGGCTGCGCGAACAGCCGCCCACCGAGCTCGCGGGGCTCGCCGTGACCTCGGCGGAGGATCTGTCACGGGGTACGGAGACGCTGCCCCCGACGGACGGGCTGCGCTACCAGCTCGCCGGAAAGGACACCGTCCGGTCGGCCCGGGTGATCGTCCGGCCCAGCGGCACCGAGCCGAAGCTGAAGTGCTACCTGGAGGTGGTCGTCGACGTGCAAGGGGCGGTCGCCCTGGTCCCGGCCCGCGCCACGGCGGACAGCGTGCTGGCCGCGTTCAAGAAGGATCTCTCGGCGGCAGCGGGAATCTGATCGGTGCCGGTGACGGGCCGGTGACGGTGCCGGGTGCCGGGTGCCGGAGCCGGGTGCCGGAGCCGAGCCACGTCAGATCCGGCTGAGGCAGCGGAACCCGGTATCGGGTCCGGCGCAGGGCTGGAGGGTGAGGTCGCCCCAGTAGAGGCCGTGGGCGGGGCGCCGCGCCCAGGGTTCGGGTAGTGGGCGTAGACGCGGTAGCGGAAGGTGCCGCGCGGGCCGGTCACCGTGACGACCGTGCCGATGGGCAGGGTACGGCCCTCGTCGTCGGCATGACTACTGCGGCTTCCAGCAGTGCACCACCATCGCGGTGCCGTACTCCGTGCCGTAACCGAGCGTGGGCCCGGCCCACTGAACGGGCCTCGCGACAGGCGTCCACGGCGTCCTGGCCGCCGCAGACGACCCGCGCGGACCAGGAGCCGATGCGCAGCGTGGTGGCGCCGCCCGCGCTCCGGCCGCACCCGTCCCGGGACCGCTTCGGCCGCTCCGCGGCGGGGGCCGGGCGGCCGGGCGGTGGCGGACGGGGAGGAGCGCGGGGGCGCCGCAGGCGACCCGGGAACCGACCGGCCGGGGCCCGACCAGCCGGACCCGAAAGCCGCGCCGCCAGGCGCTCAGCCGATGGCCAGCATGATGATCAACAGCACCGCACCCGCCAGCGTCGGCGCGATGACCTCGAAGGCCCACCGGACCTCGGGCGCCCCCTGGGCGCCTTCGCGTGGGGCGTTGAGTTCGGCCATTTCGCGCAGGTCGCCGATGGCCGCGTCGGAAGGGGCCCGCCGGTCCTCCCCGGCCTTGTTCGCCGACACATGGGCCGACGTGCGGCTGAAGGGGTCTTCGGAGGCCGCCCTGGCCTGCTGCCTCGCGGCCCGCTTGCGCTGCCGCAGCGAGACCGGGATCGCCCAGAGCTGGTACGTCGCCCCGCCTGCCAGCACCTCGCTGGTGTATCCGGCGCGCAGCCCCTCGACCGAGGCCCAGGGCAGCGTGACCGTACGGAAGGGGTTGCGGACGAGCAGCCGGTCCTGCCCCGCGTACACCGCCGGGCGCACCGTGAAGGCGATCACCACCGGCACCGCGAACAGCAGTCCGGCCAGCGCCAGCCACGGTGTCCGTCCCTCGCCCCGGATCATCGCGTCGATGCCCAGCCACCCGCTGAGCGCGAGCAGCAGCACCCCGCCTCCGATACCGCTCGAGGAGCGGTAGACCCGGTCCGAGAAGGTCTCGGGCACCGAGGAGGATGCGGCGGGGGCGGAGTCGTCGTCCGGGCTCGTCATGCGCCCGATTGTGCACCACACTCCGGGGGTGGGGGGCGGCCAGGGATCGCTCGCCCCGGCCCGCATGGAATCCGGGGCCGGGGGTGACATCCGACTACGCGCGTAGATATGCTCGTCTGGTGACCATGCCCACCACAGTTCCCGCATACGGCAAAGAGGCCGCGGAGCGACTCGCGTCGATGGCGGACGTGACCGCCGACGACCGCGCCCTGCGCCGCTTCCTGCACGGCCTGCCGGGCGTCGACGCGGTCGGCCTGCAGGCCCGTGCCGCGACCCTCGGCACCCGCTCGATCAAGACCACGGCGAAGGCGTACGCCATCGACCTGGCGATCTCGATGATCGACCTGACGACCCTGGAGGGTGCCGACACCCCGGGCAAGGTCCGGTCCCTGTGCGCCAAGGGGATCAACCCCGATCCCACCGACCGCACCGTCCCCCAGGTCGCGGCCATCTGCGTCTACGGCGACATGGTGGCCACCGCCAAGGAGGCCCTGAAGGGCAGCGGCATTCACGTGGCAGCCGTCGCGACCGCCTTCCCCTCCGGCCGGGCCGCGCTGCCGGTCAAGCTGGCCGACACCCGGGACGCGGTGGCCGCCGGGGCGGACGAGATCGACATGGTGATCGACCGCGGCGCCTTCCTCTCCGGCCGCTACCTCGAGGTCTTCGAGGAGATCCGGCAGGTGAAGGAGGCCTGCGTCCGCGAGGACGGCACCGCCGCCCACCTCAAGGTCATCTTCGAGACCGGTGAGCTGCAGACGTACGACAACGTCCGCCGCGCCTCCTGGCTGGCGATGCTCGCCGGCGCGGACTTCATCAAGACCTCCACCGGCAAGGTGGCCGTCAACGCGACCCCGCCCGTCACCCTCGTCCTGCTGGAGGCGGTCCGCGACTTCCGCGCCGCGGTCGGCGTGCAGGTGGGCGTGAAGCCGGCGGGCGGCATCCGCACCTCCAAGGACGCGATCAAGTACCTGGTGATGGTCAACGAGACGCTGGGCGGCGAGTGGCTCTCCCCGGATTGGTTCCGCTTCGGCGCCTCCAGCCTCCTCAACGACCTGCTGATGCAGCGCCAGAAGCTGAGCACCGGCCGGTACTCCGGTCCCGACTACGTGACGGTGGACTGATACGCCATGCCCGTTTTCGAGTACGCACCGGCGCCGGAGTCCCGCGCGGTCGTCGACATCGCACCGTCCTACGGCCTGTTCATCGACGGGGAGTTCGGCGAGGCGGGCGACGGCAAGGTCTTCAAGACCCTCTCCCCCTCCTCCGAGGAGGTCCTCTCCGAGGTCGCCCAGGCCGGCGCCGAGGACGTGGACCGCGCCGTCAAGGCCGCCCGTAAGGCGTTCACGACCTGGTCCGCGCTCCCCGGCTCCGAGCGCGCCAAGTACCTCTTCCGCATCGCGCGCATCATCCAGGAGCGCTCCCGCGAACTGGCCGTCCTGGAGTCGCTGGACAACGGCAAGCCGATCCGCGAGTCGCGCGACTCCGATCTGCCCCTGGTCGCGGCCCACTTCTTCTACTACGCGGGCTGGGCCGACAAGCTCGCGTACGCCGGCTACGGCACGGACCCGAAGCCCCTGGGCGTCGCCGGCCAGATCATCCCCTGGAACTTCCCGCTCCTGATGCTGGCCTGGAAGATCGCCCCGGCGCTCGCCACCGGCAATACGGTCGTCCTCAAGCCCGCCGAGACGACGCCCCTGAGCGCCCTCTTCTTCGCGGACATCTGCCGCCAGGCCGGGCTCCCCAAGGGCGTGGTCAACA contains:
- the deoC gene encoding deoxyribose-phosphate aldolase, coding for MPTTVPAYGKEAAERLASMADVTADDRALRRFLHGLPGVDAVGLQARAATLGTRSIKTTAKAYAIDLAISMIDLTTLEGADTPGKVRSLCAKGINPDPTDRTVPQVAAICVYGDMVATAKEALKGSGIHVAAVATAFPSGRAALPVKLADTRDAVAAGADEIDMVIDRGAFLSGRYLEVFEEIRQVKEACVREDGTAAHLKVIFETGELQTYDNVRRASWLAMLAGADFIKTSTGKVAVNATPPVTLVLLEAVRDFRAAVGVQVGVKPAGGIRTSKDAIKYLVMVNETLGGEWLSPDWFRFGASSLLNDLLMQRQKLSTGRYSGPDYVTVD
- a CDS encoding PH domain-containing protein, yielding MTSPDDDSAPAASSSVPETFSDRVYRSSSGIGGGVLLLALSGWLGIDAMIRGEGRTPWLALAGLLFAVPVVIAFTVRPAVYAGQDRLLVRNPFRTVTLPWASVEGLRAGYTSEVLAGGATYQLWAIPVSLRQRKRAARQQARAASEDPFSRTSAHVSANKAGEDRRAPSDAAIGDLREMAELNAPREGAQGAPEVRWAFEVIAPTLAGAVLLIIMLAIG
- a CDS encoding DeoR/GlpR family DNA-binding transcription regulator, coding for MVRANGAVSLRELARVVQTSEVTVRRDVRALEAEGLLDRRHGGAVLPGGFTRESGFPQKSHLATAEKTAIADLAAGLVDEGEAVVVGAGTTTQELARRLARVPGLTVVTNSLLVAQALAHANRVEVVMTGGTLRGSNYALVGSGAEQSLQGLRVSRAFLSGSGLTAERGLSTSNMLSASVDRALVQAAAEVVVLADHTKLGTDTMFQTVPTDVITRLVTDEPPAHDDRALTELQALADQGVQIAVAGPGAGSGPAGGGEGGGSAGRQSGRLGASQGRGGGEEGLPLPGPRRNHPHPPGGPGSAQLRSAVPLAEQPGRVADLAPRRR
- a CDS encoding NAD(P)H-quinone dehydrogenase; translated protein: MEHVTRIVIIGGGPGGYEAALVAAQLGSEVTVVDCDGLGGASVLTDCVPSKTLIATAEVMTTFDSSYEELGIIVADDTPPMEQAARVVGVDLGKVNRRVKRLALAQSHDITASVTRAGGRVMRGHGRVEPQQSLDGSRRVIVRAVDGTEQTLVADAVLVATGAHPREIPDAKPDGERILNWTQVYDLDELPEELIVVGSGVTGAEFAGAYQALGSKVTLVSSRDRVLPGEDPDAAAVLEDVFRRRGMNVMSRSRAQAAKRVGDRVEVTLSDGRVISGTHCLMAVGSIPNTADMGLEEAGVKLAESGHILTDKVSRTSAPGIYAAGDCTGVLALASVAAMQGRIAMYHFLGDAVAPLNLKTVSANVFTDPEIATVGYSQADVDGGKIDARVVKLPLLRNPRAKMQGIRDGFVKIFCRPGTGIVVGGVVVAPRASELIHPISLAVDNNLTVEQIAKAFTVYPSLSGSIAEVARQLHTRKTQEES
- a CDS encoding TetR/AcrR family transcriptional regulator, whose product is MAIETATAQMPPRPMRADARRNYERLLAEARTAFTRHGTDASLEDIARRAGVGIGTLYRHFPNRTALMGAVFQGEICALLERSRELAKEPRPCQALIDWLRAIVDHASTYRGLSRALMACSGDETSALSRGCGLPLREAGSELLARAQQSGAVRSDVVIADLMQLTNAIALAVEQSPDDPELADRLLALAFTGLKAR
- a CDS encoding phospho-sugar mutase is translated as MATEPDLIAQARAWLAEDPDPETRDELSKLLQATTDSADAAQDAQDAQDAFDEIADRFSGMLQFGTAGLRGELGAGPMRMNRAVVIRAAAGLAAYLRKHHDQGLVVIGYDARYKSADFARDTAAVMTGAGFRAAVLPRPLPTPVLAFAIRHLGAVAGIEVTASHNPPRDNGYKVYLGDGSQIVPPADAEIAAEIAAIRSLNDVPRPDSGWETLNDDVLDAYLARTDAVLTPGSPRNARVVYTPLHGVGRETLTAAFARAGFPAPAVVPEQAEPDPAFPTVAFPNPEEPGAMDLAFATARKVAPDIIIANDPDADRCAVAVPTITNPTAPTDAAGWRMLRGDEVGALLATHLVHKRARGSFATTIVSSSLLSRIAEDAGLPYAETLTGFKWLARVDGLRYAYEEALGYCVDPEGVRDKDGITAALLVAELTSELKEQGRTVTDLLDDIAVAHGLHATDQLSVRVTDLSVIGTAMKRLREQPPTELAGLAVTSAEDLSRGTETLPPTDGLRYQLAGKDTVRSARVIVRPSGTEPKLKCYLEVVVDVQGAVALVPARATADSVLAAFKKDLSAAAGI
- a CDS encoding purine-nucleoside phosphorylase, which codes for MNASVSWDDIQGDPHAAADDAATRLRELTGAETHDVALVLGSGWVPATDALGAPEHEFPVTELPGFPPPAVEGHAGRIRSYRINDKRALVFLGRTHYYEGRGVAAVAHGVRTAVAAGCKTIILTNGCGGLREGMRPGQPVLISDHINLTATSPIVGANFVDLTDLYSPRLRALCQQVDPTLEEGVYAQFPGPHYETPAEITMVRTLGADLVGMSTTLEAIAAREAGAEVLGISLVTNLAAGMTGEPLNHEEVLQAGRDSASRMGSLLSQVLDRI
- a CDS encoding gamma-glutamylcyclotransferase, which gives rise to MSLYAAYAGNLDARLMSRRAPHSPLRGTGWLNGWRLTFGGEQMGWEGALATIVEAPRSQVFVALYDIAPMDEDSMDRWEGVGLDIYRRMRIRVHTLDGDEPAWLYVLNGYEGGLPSARYLGEIADAAESAGAPHDYVMELRKRPC